In Corynebacterium frankenforstense DSM 45800, the DNA window CGTGCTCGAGGGCGTGGGTGACCACGAGAACATCGGCGCGATCTTCCGCAACGCCGCCGGCATGGGGGTCGACGCCGTGATCTTCGGCAACGGCTGCGCCGACCCGCTCTACCGGCGCAGCGTGCGCGTGAGCATGGGGCACGTGCTGCGCACCCCGTTCGTGCACCTCGGCGGCACCCACACCACCTGGCAGCGCCGCCTAGAGGAGCTGCGCTCGGCCGGCTTCCGCCTGGTCTCGCTGACCCCGGACCCGGGCGCGGTGGTCCTGCCGGAGGCGCTTGCCGACGCCGCGGGCGACGCCTACGAGCGCGTGGCCCTCCTGGTCGGTGCGGAAGGACCCGGGCTCACCGAGCACGCGATGCGTGCGACCGACGTGCGGGCCCGCATCCCGATGGCGCCGGGCACCGACTCGCTGAACGTGGCGACCTCGGCGGCCGTCGCCTTCTACGAGCGCGACCGCTCGCTCGGCTTCCCCGGCGTGCGGCGCGGCTGAGGGGCGCCGGTTCGGGCGGACGCGCCCCGGGTGCCACCCGCCCCTATCCGCGGTCGGAGTGGCGGATCGCCTCGTTGATCCGGGAGCCCCAGTTGCGCGCCCTACGCCGGATGCTCCGGCCCACCCGCCGACCGGCGGCGGCCGCGGCCTCCGCGAGCCGGGCGAACTCCTCGCCCTGGCTGGGCTCCTCGGAGTGGTCCTCGTAGTCGTCGTAGGAGACCTCGGGCCCCAGGTTCAGCGCGGTCGCGGCCTCGTGGGCCAGCTCGCCGTGGGTGCGCCGCCGGGGCGCGGGCTCCTCGTCGACGCGGGGCTCCTTGCGCCCGTCCACGGCGAAGGCCGCGACGTTGACGTCCGGCCCGCCGGGCCCGAAGTCGACGCCCAGCCAGGCGCTCTCGGCGGCGTCGGCCAGCTCGACCGGGTCGAAGGGCAACGCGATGCCGCCGAGCTGCTCGCCGTGCTCGCCGGCCCAGAAGGGCCCCTCGAAGGG includes these proteins:
- a CDS encoding TrmH family RNA methyltransferase: MTGPTPVRIDDPADARLDDVRDLNHSDSRPDLPGGKGLVIAEGPLVCERLLASRFPARCLVGFPDRLAGFLADHPGLPEDLPVYEVTRETLREVAGFDMHRGLLAAADRAPEPGLEEALDGARTVVVLEGVGDHENIGAIFRNAAGMGVDAVIFGNGCADPLYRRSVRVSMGHVLRTPFVHLGGTHTTWQRRLEELRSAGFRLVSLTPDPGAVVLPEALADAAGDAYERVALLVGAEGPGLTEHAMRATDVRARIPMAPGTDSLNVATSAAVAFYERDRSLGFPGVRRG